In the Arthrobacter zhaoxinii genome, one interval contains:
- the rplQ gene encoding 50S ribosomal protein L17, with the protein MPTPTKGKRLGGSPAHQRLMLANLAAQLFEHKQITTTVTKAKRLRPYAERLITFAKRGDLSSRRRVLALISDKGIVHELFTDIAPAVEKRDGGYTRITKIGNRKGDNAPMAVIELVLEPLSAKQSVVAEASTAAAAAAPAPVESAESADSADSAESADSAESADSAEEAPEAVVETEEKK; encoded by the coding sequence ATGCCTACACCCACCAAGGGTAAGCGCCTCGGAGGCAGCCCGGCACACCAGCGCCTGATGCTGGCCAACCTTGCCGCGCAGCTGTTCGAGCACAAGCAGATCACCACCACGGTGACCAAGGCCAAGCGTCTGCGTCCCTACGCAGAGCGCCTGATCACGTTCGCAAAGCGCGGGGACCTGTCCTCACGCCGCCGCGTCCTGGCCCTGATCTCCGACAAGGGCATCGTCCACGAGCTCTTCACCGACATTGCTCCGGCAGTCGAGAAGCGCGACGGCGGCTACACCCGTATCACCAAGATCGGCAACCGCAAGGGCGACAACGCTCCCATGGCTGTCATCGAGCTGGTCCTGGAACCGCTTTCTGCCAAGCAGTCGGTAGTGGCTGAAGCCAGCACCGCAGCAGCCGCTGCTGCTCCGGCTCCGGTCGAGTCCGCTGAGTCTGCCGACTCCGCTGATTCCGCCGAATCCGCTGATTCCGCTGAGTCTGCCGACTCCGCTGAAGAGGCACCCGAAGCAGTCGTAGAGACCGAAGAGAAGAAGTAA
- a CDS encoding DNA-directed RNA polymerase subunit alpha yields MLIAQRPTLTEEVVADNRSRFIIEPLEPGFGYTLGNSLRRTLLSSIPGAAVTSIRIEGVLHEFTTVPGVKEDVTEIILNVKNLSVSSEHDEPVVAYLRKQGPGVVTAADIAPPAGVEFHNPDLHIATLNSKGRFELELTIERGRGYVSASQNKSGDQEIGRIPVDSIYSPVLKVTFRVEATRVEQRTDFDRLIVDVETKDAIAPRDAVASAGTTLVELFGLARELNTAAEGIEIGPSPTDAALAADMALPIEDLELTVRSYNCLKREGIHTVGELVARSEADLMDIRNFGAKSIDEVKAKLVELGLSLKDSPPGFDLAARAAAIEEDESEYSDDEL; encoded by the coding sequence GTGCTCATTGCACAGCGCCCCACCCTCACTGAAGAAGTCGTAGCCGACAACCGCTCACGGTTCATCATTGAACCCCTGGAGCCCGGTTTTGGTTACACCCTTGGTAACTCCCTCCGTCGTACCCTGCTGTCCTCCATTCCCGGTGCCGCTGTAACCAGCATCCGCATCGAGGGCGTGCTGCACGAGTTCACGACGGTTCCCGGCGTCAAGGAAGATGTCACTGAGATCATCCTGAACGTCAAGAACCTCTCGGTTTCCTCCGAGCACGACGAGCCCGTTGTGGCATACCTGCGCAAGCAGGGCCCCGGCGTGGTTACGGCTGCGGACATCGCTCCGCCGGCCGGCGTGGAGTTCCACAACCCCGACCTGCACATCGCCACGCTGAACTCGAAGGGCAGGTTCGAACTCGAACTGACCATCGAGCGCGGCCGCGGCTACGTGTCGGCCAGCCAGAACAAGTCCGGTGACCAGGAGATCGGCCGCATCCCGGTCGACTCCATCTACTCGCCGGTCCTGAAGGTGACCTTCCGCGTGGAGGCCACCCGCGTTGAGCAGCGCACCGACTTCGATCGTCTGATCGTTGACGTTGAGACCAAGGATGCCATTGCACCGCGCGACGCCGTCGCCTCTGCCGGTACCACCCTGGTTGAACTGTTCGGCCTGGCACGTGAACTCAACACCGCCGCTGAAGGTATCGAAATCGGTCCGAGCCCCACGGATGCCGCACTGGCAGCCGACATGGCCCTGCCGATCGAAGACCTCGAGCTGACCGTGCGTTCGTACAACTGCCTCAAGCGCGAAGGCATCCACACCGTGGGTGAACTCGTAGCCCGCTCCGAGGCTGACCTGATGGACATCCGCAACTTCGGCGCGAAGTCCATCGACGAGGTGAAGGCAAAGCTGGTTGAACTGGGTCTGTCCCTGAAGGATTCCCCTCCCGGGTTCGACCTGGCCGCCCGTGCCGCAGCTATTGAAGAGGACGAGTCCGAATACTCGGACGACGAGCTCTAA
- the rpsK gene encoding 30S ribosomal protein S11 — protein MPPKTRGAVRKPRRKDKKNIALGQAHIKSTFNNTIVSITDPSGAVISWASAGEVGFKGSRKSTPFAAQMAAEAAAKRAQEHGVRKVDVFVKGPGSGRETAIRSLQATGLEVGSIQDVTPSAHNGCRPPKRRRV, from the coding sequence ATGCCCCCCAAGACTCGTGGAGCGGTCCGCAAGCCGCGTCGCAAGGATAAGAAGAATATCGCGCTCGGCCAGGCGCATATCAAGAGCACCTTTAACAACACCATCGTGTCCATCACGGACCCGTCCGGTGCTGTTATCTCATGGGCTTCCGCCGGTGAGGTTGGCTTCAAGGGCTCCCGTAAGTCCACCCCGTTCGCTGCTCAGATGGCTGCTGAAGCTGCCGCAAAGCGCGCACAGGAGCACGGCGTCCGCAAGGTCGACGTCTTCGTGAAGGGTCCGGGCTCCGGTCGCGAGACCGCAATCCGTTCGCTCCAGGCCACCGGCCTGGAGGTTGGCTCCATTCAGGACGTCACGCCGAGCGCACACAACGGTTGCCGTCCCCCGAAGCGCCGCCGCGTATAA
- the rpsM gene encoding 30S ribosomal protein S13: MARLAGVDIPREKRVVIALTYIYGVGKTRAEQTLVETGISPDTRVKDLTDAELVQLRDYIEGNFKVEGDLRREVAADIRRKVEIGSYQGIRHRRGMPVHGQRTKTNARTRKGPKRTVAGKKKAGR, from the coding sequence ATGGCACGTCTCGCTGGCGTTGACATTCCCCGCGAAAAGCGGGTAGTGATTGCGCTTACCTACATCTACGGCGTGGGCAAGACCCGTGCAGAGCAGACCCTTGTAGAGACCGGCATCAGCCCGGACACTCGCGTCAAGGACCTCACCGACGCTGAACTCGTTCAGCTGCGTGACTACATCGAGGGCAACTTCAAGGTTGAGGGTGACCTCCGCCGTGAGGTGGCCGCCGACATCCGCCGCAAGGTCGAGATCGGCAGCTACCAGGGCATCCGGCACCGCCGCGGCATGCCCGTCCACGGTCAGCGCACGAAGACCAACGCTCGCACCCGCAAGGGCCCGAAGCGCACCGTTGCCGGTAAGAAGAAGGCCGGCCGCTAA
- the rpmJ gene encoding 50S ribosomal protein L36 has protein sequence MKVQPSVKQICDKCKVIRRNGRVMVICENPRHKQRQG, from the coding sequence ATGAAGGTCCAGCCGAGCGTCAAGCAGATCTGCGATAAGTGCAAGGTGATTCGCCGTAACGGTCGAGTCATGGTGATCTGCGAGAACCCGCGCCACAAGCAGCGCCAGGGCTAA
- the infA gene encoding translation initiation factor IF-1, translated as MAKKDGVIEIEGSVNEALPNAMFRVELANGHIVLAHISGKMRQHYIRILPGDRVVVELSPYDLTRGRIVYRYK; from the coding sequence ATGGCCAAGAAAGACGGCGTCATTGAGATCGAGGGCTCGGTCAACGAAGCCCTGCCCAACGCGATGTTCCGCGTTGAGCTGGCCAACGGCCACATTGTGCTCGCACACATCTCGGGAAAGATGCGTCAACACTACATTCGCATCCTCCCAGGAGACCGCGTTGTGGTGGAACTTAGCCCGTACGACCTCACCCGGGGTCGCATCGTCTACCGCTACAAATAA
- a CDS encoding glycerophosphodiester phosphodiesterase: MIAHRGHSTAAPENTLPAFAAAAAAGAAMIETDIRLTADGTAVLLHDADLRRTTNLRGRVDRTPSARLAGADAGAWFSESHRGVPVPTLGDTSSRSCPTGTGWDWSWNSRGSGVPANWSRLPTHCDRLAVFPWTLDLPAQWIEALEAGADGIITNRPGALAAWANTRNGNWTAGAI; the protein is encoded by the coding sequence GTGATCGCCCACAGAGGGCACAGCACCGCGGCACCGGAAAACACCCTTCCGGCGTTCGCCGCCGCCGCAGCAGCCGGGGCTGCCATGATCGAAACGGACATCCGCCTCACGGCCGACGGAACCGCGGTGCTCCTGCATGATGCGGATCTCCGCCGAACCACGAACCTGCGCGGGCGGGTGGACCGCACTCCGTCCGCGCGGCTTGCCGGAGCAGACGCCGGCGCCTGGTTCTCCGAAAGCCACAGGGGTGTGCCGGTTCCGACGCTAGGGGACACCTCATCACGTTCCTGTCCGACTGGAACGGGCTGGGACTGGTCCTGGAATTCAAGGGGGAGTGGAGTCCCCGCGAACTGGAGCCGGTTGCCGACGCACTGTGACAGGCTGGCCGTGTTTCCGTGGACGCTGGACCTCCCGGCGCAGTGGATCGAAGCCCTTGAGGCGGGGGCGGACGGGATCATCACTAACCGTCCCGGCGCACTGGCAGCGTGGGCAAACACCCGGAACGGAAACTGGACAGCAGGAGCGATTTAA
- the map gene encoding type I methionyl aminopeptidase, whose product MFGQPRIEYKTNEQMRIMREAGLVLISALDAAVKAADVGVSTREIDAVFARVLKEAGATSNFLGYHGYPATVCTSVNEEVVHGIPGNRVLQDGDIISIDGGAVVNGWHSDSARTVIVGTPDPEDQRLSDVTENAMWHGIAAAAKGKFVGDIGDAVDDYVSSVPGRKLGILEDYVGHGIGTEMHQAPDVLNYRTGHRGPKLRPGLCLAIEPMLVRGKILTRTLDDDWTVVTEDGSRSSQWEHSVAIHDKGIWVLTAPDGGASRLEPLGVTPVPIP is encoded by the coding sequence ATGTTCGGCCAGCCTCGAATCGAATACAAAACCAACGAGCAGATGCGCATTATGCGTGAAGCCGGCCTTGTATTGATCTCCGCCCTCGACGCGGCCGTGAAGGCCGCCGACGTCGGCGTCAGCACACGCGAGATCGACGCAGTATTTGCACGGGTGCTCAAGGAAGCAGGAGCAACCTCCAATTTCCTGGGCTACCACGGCTACCCGGCCACGGTCTGCACCTCCGTGAACGAGGAAGTGGTCCACGGCATCCCGGGCAACCGGGTGCTGCAGGACGGCGACATCATTTCCATTGACGGCGGCGCCGTCGTCAACGGATGGCATTCGGATTCCGCGCGTACCGTGATTGTGGGTACCCCGGATCCCGAGGACCAGCGGCTGTCCGACGTCACCGAGAACGCCATGTGGCACGGCATTGCCGCCGCCGCAAAGGGCAAGTTCGTGGGGGATATCGGCGACGCCGTGGACGACTACGTCAGCAGCGTCCCGGGCAGGAAGCTGGGGATCCTCGAAGACTATGTCGGCCACGGCATCGGGACCGAAATGCACCAGGCCCCGGACGTGCTGAACTACCGCACGGGACACCGCGGCCCCAAGCTGCGGCCCGGCCTGTGCCTGGCCATCGAACCGATGCTGGTACGGGGCAAGATCCTCACCCGCACCCTCGACGACGACTGGACGGTTGTCACCGAGGACGGTAGCCGGTCGAGCCAGTGGGAACACTCTGTGGCGATCCATGACAAGGGAATCTGGGTCCTGACGGCGCCCGACGGCGGTGCCTCGCGGCTGGAGCCGCTGGGCGTCACCCCGGTGCCGATTCCCTAG
- a CDS encoding adenylate kinase, giving the protein MTRMLIIGPPGAGKGTQAARISDRLGVTAISTGDIFRFNVKEQTPLGVEAKKYIDAGNFVPDSVTNDMVRTRLTEDDVESGFLLDGYPRTVAQVEELDDILAGNGQKLDAVLLLTADDDELVARLLRRAELEGRSDDTEDVIRHRLSLYKKQTGDVVARYEDRGIVTRVDGLGAIDDVTERVMEALKDLR; this is encoded by the coding sequence ATGACAAGAATGCTCATTATCGGGCCTCCCGGCGCCGGTAAAGGAACTCAGGCGGCACGAATCTCGGACCGCCTCGGTGTCACGGCAATATCGACCGGAGACATTTTCCGCTTCAACGTCAAGGAGCAGACTCCGCTCGGCGTGGAAGCCAAGAAGTACATCGACGCCGGCAACTTCGTTCCGGATTCCGTCACCAACGACATGGTCCGCACCCGGCTCACCGAGGACGACGTCGAATCGGGCTTCCTGCTCGACGGCTACCCGCGCACCGTGGCGCAGGTGGAGGAACTGGACGATATCCTCGCCGGCAACGGCCAGAAGCTCGACGCCGTGCTCCTGCTGACGGCGGACGACGACGAACTCGTTGCCCGCCTGCTGCGCCGTGCAGAACTCGAAGGCCGCAGCGATGACACCGAAGACGTCATCCGGCACCGCCTGAGCCTCTACAAGAAGCAGACGGGCGACGTCGTCGCCCGTTACGAGGACCGCGGCATCGTGACCCGCGTGGACGGCCTCGGCGCCATCGACGATGTCACCGAGCGCGTTATGGAAGCACTGAAGGACCTGCGCTAA
- the secY gene encoding preprotein translocase subunit SecY, protein MLSAIGRAFRTPDLRRKLLFTLGIITIFRMGAFIPAPGVDYGNVQQCLNLGATSGGIYQFVNLFSGGALLQVSIFALGIMPYITASIIVQLLRVVIPHFQALYDEGQQGQSKLTQYTRYLTIALGLLNATTVVSLARSGALFNNQCALPIIPDDNLVTVLLLIVTLTAGTGVIMWMGELVTEKGVGNGMSLLIFTSIAASFPSALGAILTAQGWTIFLAVIAVGVLTVALVIFVEQSQRRIPVQYAKRMVGRRTVGGTNTYIPIKVNMAGVIPVIFASSMLYLPSLLAQFNTPSQGTPPGWVVWINNYLVSGDHPLYMLVYFLLIVFFTYFYVSITFNPDEVSENMKKYGGFIPGIRAGRPTAEYLQYVLSRITLPGALYLGFVALIPLIALVLVGANQNFPFGGTSILIMVGVGLETVKQIDAQLQQRHYEGLLR, encoded by the coding sequence TTGCTTAGCGCTATTGGCCGGGCTTTCCGGACACCAGATCTGCGACGCAAGCTGTTGTTTACGCTGGGAATCATCACTATCTTCCGCATGGGTGCTTTTATCCCGGCCCCGGGTGTTGACTACGGCAATGTGCAGCAGTGCTTGAATCTGGGTGCCACCTCGGGCGGCATTTACCAGTTCGTCAATCTTTTCAGCGGCGGTGCGCTGCTGCAGGTCTCCATCTTTGCCCTCGGCATCATGCCGTACATCACCGCCAGCATCATTGTTCAGCTGCTGCGCGTCGTGATCCCGCACTTCCAGGCTCTCTACGACGAAGGCCAGCAGGGCCAGTCGAAGCTGACCCAGTACACGCGCTACCTCACCATCGCGCTGGGCCTGCTCAACGCGACCACTGTCGTCTCGCTGGCCCGCTCCGGTGCACTCTTCAACAACCAGTGCGCCCTGCCGATCATCCCGGATGACAACCTGGTGACGGTCCTGCTGCTCATTGTTACGCTGACCGCCGGCACCGGCGTCATCATGTGGATGGGCGAGCTCGTGACCGAAAAGGGTGTGGGCAACGGTATGTCGCTGCTCATCTTTACCTCGATCGCAGCCTCCTTCCCCAGCGCCCTCGGCGCCATCCTCACCGCACAGGGCTGGACCATCTTCCTGGCCGTCATCGCCGTCGGCGTCCTGACGGTTGCCCTGGTCATCTTCGTGGAACAGTCCCAGCGCCGCATCCCGGTGCAGTACGCCAAGCGGATGGTCGGACGCCGCACCGTCGGCGGAACCAACACCTACATCCCGATCAAGGTGAACATGGCCGGCGTGATCCCCGTGATCTTCGCGTCCTCCATGCTCTACCTGCCCAGCCTCCTGGCGCAGTTCAATACGCCCAGCCAGGGCACGCCCCCGGGATGGGTGGTATGGATCAACAACTACCTCGTCAGCGGCGACCACCCGCTCTACATGCTGGTGTACTTCCTGCTGATCGTCTTCTTCACCTACTTCTACGTCTCCATCACGTTCAACCCGGACGAGGTCTCGGAGAACATGAAGAAATACGGCGGCTTCATCCCCGGCATCCGGGCCGGCCGCCCCACCGCCGAATACCTGCAGTACGTGCTCTCCCGGATCACGCTGCCCGGCGCCCTTTACCTGGGCTTTGTCGCCCTGATCCCGCTGATTGCTCTGGTGTTGGTTGGAGCTAACCAGAACTTCCCGTTCGGCGGAACGTCAATCCTCATCATGGTTGGTGTGGGACTGGAAACGGTTAAGCAAATTGACGCGCAGCTCCAGCAACGTCACTACGAAGGGTTATTGCGATGA
- the rplO gene encoding 50S ribosomal protein L15: MPEENRTLKVHHLRPAPGAKTAKTRVGRGEGSKGKTAGRGTKGTAARYQIKAGFAGGQLPLHMRLPKLRGFKNPFRVEFQVVNLDKISELFPEGGAVSIEALVAKGAVRKNQPVKVLGSGDITVKVDVSANAFSASAAEKIAAAGGSTTTV, encoded by the coding sequence ATGCCCGAAGAAAACAGAACTCTGAAGGTCCATCACCTGCGTCCGGCACCCGGTGCCAAGACGGCCAAGACCCGCGTCGGCCGCGGTGAAGGTTCCAAGGGTAAGACGGCAGGCCGCGGTACCAAGGGTACGGCTGCCCGCTACCAGATCAAGGCAGGCTTCGCAGGCGGGCAGCTTCCGCTGCACATGCGTCTGCCGAAGCTGCGCGGCTTCAAGAACCCGTTCCGGGTCGAGTTCCAGGTTGTCAACCTGGACAAGATCTCGGAGCTGTTCCCCGAAGGCGGCGCCGTGAGCATCGAAGCACTGGTTGCCAAGGGTGCGGTTCGCAAGAACCAGCCCGTGAAGGTTCTCGGCTCCGGCGACATCACCGTCAAGGTTGACGTCTCCGCGAACGCCTTCTCCGCCAGCGCCGCAGAAAAGATCGCCGCAGCCGGCGGATCCACCACCACGGTCTAA
- the rpmD gene encoding 50S ribosomal protein L30, translated as MSTPKNVVVSTARLEITQIKSTIGGKQNQRDTLRSLGLKHIGDSVVRTADAVTVGMINTVPHLVKVEEAK; from the coding sequence ATGTCGACTCCGAAGAACGTCGTCGTTAGCACGGCTCGGCTGGAAATCACTCAGATCAAGTCCACCATCGGTGGTAAGCAGAATCAGCGCGACACGCTGCGTTCACTGGGCCTGAAGCACATCGGCGACTCCGTCGTCCGTACTGCTGATGCAGTGACCGTTGGCATGATCAACACGGTTCCGCACCTCGTGAAGGTTGAGGAGGCGAAGTAA
- the rpsE gene encoding 30S ribosomal protein S5 has translation MTEATAAEATETKEAAATGTDDRRGGRRGEQRGSDRGGRGERGGRGGRDGGRNDEKDKFIERVVTINRVAKVVKGGRRFSFTALVVVGDGNGMVGVGYGKAKEVPSAIAKAVEEAKKTFFRVPRIGGTIPHLVQGEAAAGVVLLRPASPGTGVIAGGPVRAILECAGIHDVLSKSLGSSNAINIVHATVDALKRLEEPQAVAARRGLPLDQVVPYAMLRNMQKAGA, from the coding sequence GTGACTGAAGCTACAGCTGCTGAGGCAACTGAGACCAAGGAAGCCGCAGCCACCGGTACCGACGACCGCCGCGGCGGACGTCGCGGCGAGCAGCGCGGTTCCGACCGTGGAGGCCGCGGCGAACGCGGTGGCCGCGGTGGCCGCGACGGCGGACGCAACGATGAGAAGGACAAGTTCATTGAACGCGTCGTGACCATCAACCGCGTTGCCAAGGTGGTCAAGGGTGGCCGTCGCTTCAGCTTCACCGCCCTCGTTGTTGTCGGTGACGGCAACGGCATGGTCGGCGTTGGCTACGGCAAGGCAAAGGAAGTTCCCTCCGCTATCGCAAAGGCCGTTGAAGAAGCCAAGAAGACCTTCTTCCGCGTCCCGCGCATCGGTGGAACCATCCCGCACCTCGTCCAGGGTGAAGCTGCTGCAGGCGTTGTCCTGCTGCGTCCGGCTTCCCCGGGTACCGGTGTTATCGCCGGTGGTCCGGTCCGCGCCATTCTCGAATGCGCCGGTATCCACGACGTCCTGTCCAAGTCGCTCGGGTCCTCCAACGCCATCAACATCGTGCACGCCACGGTTGATGCGCTGAAGCGCCTCGAAGAGCCCCAGGCAGTGGCAGCACGCCGCGGCCTTCCGCTCGACCAGGTCGTTCCCTACGCGATGCTCCGCAACATGCAGAAGGCAGGTGCCTGA
- the rplR gene encoding 50S ribosomal protein L18, which translates to MAISINKKRNSKSKSALRSRRQLRIRKRISGTAVRPRLVVNRSARHIFVQVVDDTRGVTVASASTMEADLRALDGDKTAKAKRVGELVAERSKAAGIEAVVFDRGGNRYHGRIAAVADGAREGGLAL; encoded by the coding sequence ATGGCCATCAGCATTAATAAGAAGCGAAACAGCAAGAGCAAGTCTGCCCTGCGCAGCCGTCGCCAGCTGCGTATCCGCAAGCGGATTTCCGGAACCGCGGTTCGTCCGCGCCTCGTGGTCAACCGCTCTGCCCGCCACATCTTCGTCCAGGTTGTCGATGACACCCGCGGCGTAACCGTGGCTTCCGCCTCCACCATGGAAGCGGATCTGCGTGCACTGGACGGCGATAAGACCGCCAAGGCCAAGCGCGTCGGCGAACTCGTTGCTGAGCGGTCCAAGGCCGCCGGCATCGAAGCCGTTGTCTTTGACCGCGGTGGTAACCGCTACCACGGCCGTATTGCCGCAGTTGCAGACGGCGCACGTGAAGGTGGGCTGGCACTGTGA
- the rplF gene encoding 50S ribosomal protein L6, translated as MSRIGRLPIPVPAGVDIAINGNVVSVKGAKGELSHTVPSPITATLEDGTITVTRPNDERESRSLHGLTRTLISNMITGVTEGYKKDLEIVGTGYRVVAKGSDLEFALGYSHPVPVAAPEGITLTVVGPTKVTVSGIDKQQVGEVSANIRKLRKPDPYKGKGIRYAGEIVRRKVGKAGK; from the coding sequence ATGTCACGTATTGGACGTCTGCCCATCCCGGTTCCTGCCGGAGTAGATATCGCCATCAACGGCAACGTTGTATCCGTCAAGGGTGCCAAGGGAGAGCTGAGCCACACTGTGCCCAGCCCGATCACGGCCACCCTCGAAGACGGCACCATCACCGTTACCCGCCCGAACGACGAGCGTGAATCCCGCTCCCTCCACGGCCTGACCCGCACGCTGATCAGCAACATGATCACCGGCGTGACCGAGGGCTACAAGAAGGATCTGGAAATCGTTGGTACCGGTTACCGTGTAGTCGCGAAGGGTTCGGACCTCGAGTTCGCCCTGGGCTACAGCCACCCGGTCCCTGTCGCGGCCCCCGAAGGCATCACGCTTACCGTGGTTGGCCCGACGAAGGTCACCGTGTCCGGTATCGACAAGCAGCAGGTGGGCGAGGTTTCCGCCAACATCCGCAAGCTGCGTAAGCCCGACCCGTACAAGGGCAAGGGTATTCGTTACGCCGGCGAGATTGTCCGCCGCAAGGTCGGAAAGGCTGGTAAGTAA
- the rpsH gene encoding 30S ribosomal protein S8 yields the protein MTMTDPVADMLTRLRNANSAYHDSVSMPYSKLKARVADILKAEGYIAGWKEEEAEVGKKLTLDLKFGPNRERSIAGVRRISKPGLRVYAKSTNLPHVLGGLGIAILSTSSGLLTDRQAAKKGVGGEVLAYVW from the coding sequence ATGACAATGACAGATCCTGTCGCAGATATGCTCACGCGTCTGCGCAATGCAAACTCGGCATACCACGACTCCGTGTCCATGCCTTACAGCAAGCTCAAGGCGCGCGTTGCTGACATCCTGAAGGCCGAAGGCTACATCGCCGGCTGGAAGGAAGAAGAGGCCGAGGTCGGCAAGAAGCTGACCCTGGATCTCAAGTTCGGTCCGAACCGCGAGCGTTCCATCGCCGGCGTTCGCCGCATCTCCAAGCCCGGTCTGCGCGTTTACGCGAAGTCCACCAACCTGCCGCACGTGCTGGGTGGTCTGGGCATCGCAATCCTGTCGACGTCGTCAGGTCTTCTGACCGACCGTCAGGCCGCCAAGAAGGGTGTAGGTGGGGAAGTCCTCGCCTACGTCTGGTAG
- the rplE gene encoding 50S ribosomal protein L5, with amino-acid sequence MTETVTKIVPRLKTRYAAEIKQTLQDEFNYSNVNQVPRLVKVVVNMGVGDAAKDSKLIDGAVRDLTQITGQKPQVTKARKSIAQFKLREGMPIGTHVTLRGDRMWEFVDRLVTLALPRIRDFRGLNGKQFDGNGNYTFGLTEQSMFHEIDQDKIDRVRGMDITVVTTAKTDDEGRALLKALGFPFKSED; translated from the coding sequence ATGACTGAGACTGTCACCAAGATCGTTCCCCGTCTGAAGACCCGCTACGCAGCGGAGATCAAGCAGACCCTGCAGGACGAATTCAACTACTCGAACGTCAACCAGGTTCCCCGCCTCGTCAAGGTGGTTGTGAACATGGGTGTTGGAGATGCCGCCAAGGACTCCAAGCTCATTGACGGTGCTGTCCGGGACCTCACCCAGATCACGGGCCAGAAGCCCCAGGTCACCAAGGCACGCAAGTCCATCGCACAGTTCAAGCTGCGCGAAGGCATGCCGATCGGTACGCACGTTACGCTGCGTGGCGACCGCATGTGGGAATTCGTGGACCGGCTGGTCACCCTGGCCCTGCCCCGTATCCGTGACTTCCGCGGTCTGAACGGCAAGCAGTTCGACGGCAACGGCAACTACACGTTCGGTCTGACCGAACAGTCGATGTTCCACGAAATCGATCAGGACAAGATCGACCGCGTACGCGGCATGGACATCACCGTGGTTACCACTGCAAAGACCGATGACGAGGGACGCGCGCTGCTGAAGGCGCTCGGCTTCCCGTTCAAATCCGAAGATTAA
- the rplX gene encoding 50S ribosomal protein L24 — MAKIKKGDLVQVITGAKAERGGDRGKQGKVLKVFPESNRVLVEGINRVTKHTKVGQTSRGSNTGGIEVVEAPIHVSNVAIVDPETKKPTRVGFRTATVEKDGRERIVRIRVAKGSGKDL; from the coding sequence ATGGCAAAAATCAAGAAGGGTGACCTCGTTCAGGTCATCACCGGTGCAAAGGCTGAGCGCGGCGGAGACCGCGGCAAGCAGGGCAAGGTACTGAAGGTCTTCCCCGAGAGCAACCGCGTTCTCGTCGAAGGCATCAACCGTGTCACCAAGCACACCAAGGTTGGCCAGACCTCCCGCGGTTCCAACACCGGCGGCATCGAGGTTGTTGAAGCCCCGATCCACGTTTCCAACGTCGCCATTGTCGACCCGGAGACCAAGAAGCCGACCCGCGTTGGCTTCCGCACTGCAACCGTCGAAAAAGATGGCCGTGAGCGCATTGTGCGTATCCGCGTGGCCAAGGGCTCTGGGAAGGACCTCTAA
- the rplN gene encoding 50S ribosomal protein L14 → MIQQESRLKVADNTGAKEILTIRVLGGSGRRYAGIGDTIVATVKDAIPGGNVKKGDVVKAVIVRTKKERRRQDGSYIKFDENAAVILKNDGDPRGTRIFGPVGRELRDKKFMKIISLAPEVL, encoded by the coding sequence GTGATTCAGCAGGAGTCGCGACTGAAGGTCGCCGACAACACGGGTGCCAAGGAAATCTTGACCATCCGCGTTCTCGGTGGATCCGGCCGTCGCTACGCAGGCATTGGCGACACCATTGTTGCCACCGTCAAGGATGCAATTCCCGGCGGCAACGTCAAAAAGGGCGACGTGGTCAAGGCCGTCATCGTCCGTACCAAGAAGGAACGCCGCCGCCAGGACGGTTCCTACATCAAGTTCGATGAGAACGCTGCAGTGATCTTGAAGAATGACGGCGACCCCCGCGGTACCCGTATCTTCGGGCCGGTCGGCCGCGAACTTCGCGACAAGAAGTTCATGAAGATCATTTCGCTGGCTCCGGAGGTGCTGTAG